In Gemmatimonadota bacterium, the following are encoded in one genomic region:
- a CDS encoding spondin domain-containing protein, whose translation MRRPVVATLTLLGLAACTEGVNDVAPVQDVEALTAAHDTDATDDVRVYEVTVHNLTANQAFTPPVAATHRWATTVFALGQPASGGVQQIAENGNIDPLVMALSADP comes from the coding sequence ATGCGCAGACCCGTTGTGGCCACCCTGACCCTGCTCGGCCTCGCCGCGTGCACCGAGGGGGTCAACGACGTGGCCCCGGTGCAGGACGTGGAGGCGCTGACCGCCGCCCACGACACGGACGCGACCGACGACGTCCGCGTCTACGAGGTGACCGTGCACAACCTGACGGCCAACCAGGCCTTCACTCCGCCCGTGGCCGCCACCCATCGCTGGGCCACCACCGTCTTCGCGCTGGGGCAGCCGGCGAGTGGCGGTGTGCAGCAGATCGCGGAGAACGGCAACATCGATCCCCTGGTGATGGCGCTCTCCGCCGACCCGC
- the crcB gene encoding fluoride efflux transporter CrcB yields MPDLRGERLSGDPMNGVALSHLLLVGVGGFVGSVVRYLAGVLAQRVVPVGVFPLGTLSVNLLGCFAIGVAGRWVELQPSPDPTVRLFVLVGLLGGFTTFSAFAAESVGLFQAGHAGRAVVNVLVQVGLGLVAAALGYRLLPS; encoded by the coding sequence ATGCCGGATCTCCGCGGCGAACGCCTGTCCGGAGACCCGATGAACGGCGTCGCGCTGTCGCACCTGCTGCTCGTGGGGGTCGGCGGGTTCGTCGGCTCGGTGGTCCGCTACCTCGCGGGCGTCCTGGCGCAGCGGGTGGTCCCGGTGGGCGTCTTCCCGCTCGGCACCCTCTCGGTCAACCTGCTCGGATGCTTCGCGATCGGGGTCGCCGGGCGGTGGGTGGAGCTGCAGCCCTCTCCCGATCCGACCGTCCGCCTCTTCGTGCTGGTGGGGCTGCTGGGCGGGTTCACCACCTTCAGCGCATTCGCGGCCGAATCGGTGGGGCTGTTCCAGGCAGGGCATGCCGGCCGCGCGGTTGTGAACGTGCTCGTCCAGGTGGGTCTGGGCCTCGTTGCGGCTGCCCTGGGATACCGCCTGCTCCCCTCCTGA